Part of the Sporanaerobacter acetigenes DSM 13106 genome, AAAATATAAGGGAGATTTAATTACAGGATATTATAAAACTATTTTTTCACCTGAAGCAGCAGCTCCCTTAGTATATATTATAGCTGAATTTTTAAATGGTAAAAATATATTGTCGGGCAATTCACTATTCAGTGAAAAAATTGGACAAAAAATGTTTGATGAATCATTTATCTTATATGATGATCCAACCATTGAAAATTCAATCTTAGGTGATAAAGTAGATGATGAAGGAATTGATACTAAAATTAAAACGTTAATTGATAATGGCAGAATTTCAGAGTATTATTCGGATCTTATAACGGTATCAAAATTTAATTGCGGTAAATCATCAGGAAATGGATTTAGAAAAAACGGATATTCAAGTATGCCTACTCCGAATCTTGTAGGCATTAGGATGGAAAATGGGAAAGTTAAAAAAGAGGAATTAATAAATTCTATTAAATTAGGAGTACTTATAGATAGAATAGCTATTATTAGGGATGCCCATATTAATAAAGGTGTGGTAAACATAAATATAATAAGAGCATATAAAATTGAAAATGGCAAAATTCAAGGATTAATTATTAATTCAGTTGCATCTTTAAATTTATTGGAATTGTTTGGATGTTTTATAAGCAGTAAAGATTGTGAATTAGTTAATGGTGCCATACAAATTCCATACATTTTTAATGATAATATCTATATACAGAGGTAAAATTTAAAAAAAAGAGTACCTTTAAATAAAGGAGGTGAAAATAATGATCGAATTCGAAACTCCAGAAGTAATGTCTTATTCAGAAGCAGAGTTAGTAGATTCAGCAATCATTTCTATGTGCTAATAAATAGAGATGATTAAAAAATTATTAAGTTTTAAAAATAAACACTAATTATTGAATTAAAAATATCGCTTTATTTCATTACTAAGTTTATCTTAGAGAAT contains:
- a CDS encoding metallopeptidase TldD-related protein, giving the protein MLSYKLLNSQGSSYEYYRESCIITKVILDLNSIINLEQNTMCGHAYRVVNNKKMGFSSGSIDKNCYELYDEAYKLSEYGIPIDIHFEDSEKSVYQNLVDQEISKLGISELLILAQGILKKIDNNKSTQITLEKKWLQKIIKNSYGVNCKKNKQFLTIKLISKIKRNNECVNIFNSNIVTNLKNINTIINNYNCICEYSKYKGDLITGYYKTIFSPEAAAPLVYIIAEFLNGKNILSGNSLFSEKIGQKMFDESFILYDDPTIENSILGDKVDDEGIDTKIKTLIDNGRISEYYSDLITVSKFNCGKSSGNGFRKNGYSSMPTPNLVGIRMENGKVKKEELINSIKLGVLIDRIAIIRDAHINKGVVNINIIRAYKIENGKIQGLIINSVASLNLLELFGCFISSKDCELVNGAIQIPYIFNDNIYIQR